Proteins from one Chitinophaga oryzae genomic window:
- a CDS encoding ABC transporter ATP-binding protein, whose amino-acid sequence MNGKILELQQIRREFVMGTEVVRALKGVSFDVHAGEFVTIMGSSGSGKTTLLNLLGCLDKPTSGEYLLDGVNVSQLSRNELARLRNRKIGFVFQAYNLLPRTSALENVELPLFYNPALSASERKEKAVNALAAVKLADRLDHTPSQLSGGQQQRVAIARALVNQPVMILADEATGNLDTRTSYEIMSLMQELNKDGKTIVFVTHEPDIAAFSSRTVMLRDGKVVKDTVNENVRSAKEALEALPPADDY is encoded by the coding sequence ATGAACGGCAAGATCCTCGAATTACAGCAAATCAGGCGTGAATTTGTGATGGGCACGGAGGTGGTCCGCGCCCTGAAAGGCGTGTCGTTTGACGTACATGCCGGCGAGTTCGTCACCATTATGGGTAGCAGCGGCTCGGGTAAAACCACGTTGCTCAATCTCCTCGGCTGCCTCGACAAACCAACGTCCGGCGAATACCTGCTGGACGGGGTGAATGTCAGCCAGCTGTCGCGCAATGAGCTGGCAAGGCTGCGCAACCGGAAGATAGGTTTTGTATTTCAGGCTTATAACCTGTTGCCCCGCACTTCCGCGCTGGAAAATGTGGAGCTGCCGCTGTTTTACAATCCTGCGTTATCGGCTTCGGAGAGAAAGGAAAAGGCAGTGAATGCCCTTGCCGCCGTAAAACTGGCCGATCGGCTGGACCATACGCCCAGCCAGCTTTCCGGCGGGCAGCAACAGAGAGTGGCCATCGCCCGCGCGCTGGTCAACCAGCCGGTAATGATCCTGGCCGATGAGGCCACCGGTAACCTGGACACCCGTACGTCTTACGAAATCATGTCGCTCATGCAGGAGCTCAATAAAGATGGCAAAACCATCGTTTTTGTGACCCATGAGCCGGATATCGCCGCTTTCAGCAGCCGGACAGTGATGCTCCGCGATGGCAAAGTGGTGAAAGATACCGTCAATGAAAATGTACGCTCGGCCAAAGAGGCGCTGGAAGCGCTGCCGCCGGCGGATGATTATTAA
- a CDS encoding efflux RND transporter periplasmic adaptor subunit → MRKYKKVIIVAVILLVALAIWFLFFRKKRQPVVFDTVKPAYGHIATTVTATGTIQPVDTVAVGAQVSGTLKYLYVDFNSQVKKGEKLGELDKVLFQAQVDQYRANLQVAQSNLDYQNNNFHRQELLYKTGAIAKADYDVAYNQLGQAKAQVASVNAQLASALKNLSFTDIISPINGVVLNRSVSVGQTVAASFNTPTLFVIAKDITKMQVEASVDEADIGNVKDSQRVTFTVDAYLEDVFAGKVQEIRLQPSVSSNVVTYNTIINATNESMKLKPGMTANVTIYTAEKDSVLLLPVKALKFRPDSALLKDYVIVSAIGRRQRAAAPADTSGKFKSVQRVGSSNYVWVLRGDSLLQKHVRTGLNDNTQIEVIHGLTPQDVVVTAVNGSTGPVAAAGNKSPFLPRMGGGRRR, encoded by the coding sequence ATGAGAAAATATAAAAAGGTTATCATCGTGGCGGTTATCCTGCTGGTGGCGCTGGCCATCTGGTTTCTTTTTTTCAGGAAGAAACGCCAGCCGGTGGTGTTTGATACGGTGAAGCCCGCCTATGGCCATATAGCCACTACCGTTACCGCCACGGGGACCATACAGCCGGTGGATACCGTAGCGGTAGGCGCCCAGGTGTCCGGTACGCTCAAATACCTGTATGTGGACTTTAACTCACAGGTGAAGAAAGGAGAGAAACTGGGTGAACTGGACAAGGTATTGTTCCAGGCGCAGGTAGACCAGTACCGGGCCAACCTTCAGGTGGCGCAGAGCAACCTGGATTACCAGAACAATAATTTCCACCGGCAGGAGCTGTTGTATAAAACAGGCGCCATCGCCAAAGCAGATTATGACGTGGCTTACAATCAGCTGGGACAGGCAAAAGCACAGGTGGCCAGCGTGAACGCGCAGCTGGCGTCGGCCCTCAAAAATCTATCTTTTACAGATATTATCTCCCCGATCAATGGGGTGGTGCTCAACAGGAGCGTGAGCGTAGGACAGACAGTAGCCGCCAGTTTTAACACGCCTACCTTGTTCGTTATCGCGAAAGATATTACCAAGATGCAGGTGGAGGCCAGCGTGGACGAAGCGGACATCGGTAATGTAAAAGACTCACAGCGTGTAACCTTTACCGTAGATGCCTACCTGGAAGATGTATTTGCCGGTAAAGTACAGGAGATACGCCTGCAGCCTTCCGTATCTTCCAATGTAGTGACGTATAACACCATCATTAACGCCACCAACGAATCCATGAAGCTGAAGCCGGGCATGACCGCCAACGTGACCATTTACACCGCAGAGAAAGACAGTGTACTGTTGCTGCCGGTGAAAGCGCTCAAGTTCCGGCCGGATTCAGCGCTGTTGAAGGATTATGTTATCGTCAGCGCCATCGGGCGGCGACAGCGTGCTGCAGCGCCTGCAGACACGAGCGGCAAGTTCAAAAGTGTACAGCGTGTGGGATCTTCCAACTATGTATGGGTACTGAGAGGAGACAGCCTGTTACAGAAGCATGTTCGTACAGGCCTCAACGATAATACCCAGATCGAAGTCATTCACGGTCTTACTCCGCAGGATGTAGTGGTGACAGCCGTCAACGGCAGCACCGGACCTGTGGCGGCTGCCGGTAACAAAAGCCCGTTCCTGCCGAGGATGGGAGGAGGGCGCAGGCGATGA
- a CDS encoding TolC family protein, translated as MEFLRRFVTWLCLSLWIYGNNPLKAQDSAQTSLPAIWSLQDCLNYAMQNNIQLNSLRLSRMSSEQDLLLSKAARWPDLSGSASQTLTGRKTLTASGSMPYEGALSGNYSVNSNVTLYQGGYLHYDIKQKGLLTQVADLNIAQQINDMTIQITQAYLNILLARENIVYVKDLVTTSTAQVQQAQQRYDVGSIALKDLASLQSQLAADRYNLVTAENQHRLNKLTLKQLLQLPSPYDFDIFSPDTLVTSHLVVPLQEAQDTALANRPEIKSARLGVEVSSLDLAKARAGFLPTLSAGGTLGSSSLKDPGNNFFKQLDNNFYQQIGLTLSVPIFTRRLNKTNVEKSKLEVGQSELTLKNTRTNLSQTVEQAYINVQNAQGQYDAAVEQLRYATESYRIATEQLKVGVANMVDFLQQKNLYIQAFQSYIQAKYNAALTIRIYDFYRGVPVKL; from the coding sequence ATGGAATTTCTCCGGCGGTTTGTTACTTGGTTATGTCTGTCCCTCTGGATATATGGCAACAATCCGCTGAAAGCCCAGGATAGCGCACAAACATCGCTGCCGGCTATCTGGAGCTTACAGGATTGTCTGAACTACGCGATGCAAAACAACATCCAGCTGAACAGCCTGCGGCTAAGCCGGATGAGTAGCGAACAGGACCTGTTGCTATCCAAAGCAGCCCGGTGGCCTGATCTTTCCGGCTCGGCCTCCCAGACCCTGACCGGCCGTAAAACCCTCACTGCCAGCGGCAGCATGCCCTATGAAGGCGCCCTGTCGGGCAACTACTCCGTCAACTCCAATGTCACGCTGTACCAGGGCGGCTATCTCCACTACGACATCAAACAAAAAGGACTGCTGACACAGGTCGCTGATCTGAACATCGCACAGCAGATCAACGATATGACGATCCAGATCACGCAGGCTTACCTCAATATCCTGCTGGCCCGGGAGAATATCGTTTATGTGAAAGACCTGGTGACCACTTCAACAGCGCAGGTGCAACAGGCGCAACAACGTTATGATGTGGGCAGCATCGCACTGAAGGACCTGGCTTCGCTGCAGTCGCAGCTGGCGGCCGACCGCTACAACCTCGTTACCGCGGAGAACCAGCACCGGCTCAATAAACTCACGCTGAAACAACTGCTGCAATTGCCCAGCCCTTACGACTTCGACATTTTTTCACCGGATACGCTCGTCACCAGTCACCTGGTGGTACCCTTGCAGGAAGCGCAGGACACCGCCCTCGCCAACAGACCCGAAATAAAAAGCGCCCGGCTGGGCGTTGAGGTATCTTCACTGGACCTGGCCAAAGCCCGCGCAGGGTTCCTGCCTACGCTCAGCGCCGGCGGCACGCTGGGCAGCTCCTCTCTTAAAGATCCGGGCAACAACTTTTTCAAACAACTGGATAACAACTTCTACCAGCAGATAGGCCTCACGCTGTCCGTCCCGATTTTCACCCGCCGGCTCAATAAAACCAACGTGGAAAAATCAAAGCTGGAAGTAGGCCAGTCGGAGCTAACGTTGAAGAATACACGTACCAACCTGTCGCAGACGGTAGAGCAGGCGTATATCAATGTGCAGAATGCACAGGGGCAATATGACGCCGCGGTAGAGCAACTGCGTTATGCCACTGAAAGCTACCGGATCGCTACCGAGCAGCTGAAGGTGGGCGTGGCTAACATGGTGGATTTCCTGCAACAGAAAAACCTGTATATACAAGCATTCCAGTCTTACATACAGGCTAAGTACAATGCAGCACTGACAATCAGGATATATGATTTTTACAGGGGCGTGCCTGTAAAACTATAA
- a CDS encoding helix-turn-helix transcriptional regulator: protein MSKAHIHTYDICSLGMGKPASEDILVARFTDYLAAHPDIRFPHRHSFYHLAFFTRGKGAHTIDFERFPVEPGQLYFMVPGQVHSWFFEGRIEGYVVNVAAGFFNAFLQDAGYVERFPFFSGVSAEGVVTLPEEAQPGIVTLFEKMLVEMDGTEAYSHDMLRLLMLEMFVKVSRVTRNGDAPQEPPHNYVLLRNFRKLVEQHYMQLRLPKEYAALLYVTPNYLNAFCRHMLGKSAGEIIRDRVLLEAKRLLINADISISTIAYQLSFADNSYFTKFFKKYEGVTPEEFRKNIS, encoded by the coding sequence ATGTCAAAGGCACATATCCATACATATGATATCTGTTCGCTGGGGATGGGCAAGCCTGCATCAGAAGACATTCTGGTGGCGAGATTTACCGATTACCTGGCGGCGCATCCGGACATCAGGTTTCCTCACCGGCATTCCTTTTACCACCTGGCATTTTTTACCCGTGGCAAGGGGGCCCATACGATCGATTTCGAGCGTTTTCCGGTGGAACCGGGCCAGCTGTATTTCATGGTCCCCGGGCAGGTGCATAGCTGGTTTTTTGAAGGACGGATAGAAGGATATGTCGTTAATGTGGCGGCCGGCTTTTTTAATGCTTTTTTGCAGGATGCCGGTTATGTGGAACGTTTCCCTTTTTTCAGCGGGGTGAGCGCCGAAGGGGTAGTGACGCTGCCGGAAGAAGCGCAGCCCGGCATCGTAACGCTGTTTGAGAAAATGCTGGTGGAAATGGACGGCACGGAAGCCTATAGCCACGACATGTTACGATTGCTGATGCTGGAGATGTTTGTGAAAGTAAGCCGGGTCACACGCAATGGCGATGCGCCACAGGAGCCGCCACATAACTATGTGCTGCTGCGTAATTTCCGCAAACTGGTGGAACAGCATTACATGCAGCTGCGGCTGCCGAAGGAATATGCCGCGCTGCTGTACGTCACTCCCAATTATCTCAACGCTTTCTGCCGGCATATGCTGGGAAAATCGGCTGGGGAGATCATCCGCGACAGGGTGCTGCTGGAAGCCAAAAGGCTGCTGATCAATGCAGATATCAGTATCTCCACCATCGCATACCAGCTGAGCTTCGCCGACAATTCCTACTTCACGAAATTCTTCAAAAAATATGAAGGAGTAACACCGGAGGAATTCCGGAAGAATATTTCCTGA